The segment GGCGGCCGCCCCGCCGAACACGGTCCGCCTGATCGGCGACGGCTCCACGGCCTTCACCGGAGCCCAGCCCCACCAGCCCGTCTGGCAGCGACTCAAGCCGGGCGAGACCCCGCCGCAGTTCGTCGTCTTCTCGTGGGACGGCGCCGGCGAGGACAGCCAGAAGCTCTTCTCCCACTTCCGCACGGTGGGCAAGAAGTACGACGCCACGATGACGTACTTCCTCAGTGGCGTGTACCTGCTGCCCGAGGAGAAGCGGGAGCTCTACGACCCGCCGCAGCACAGCGCCGGGCGCTCCGACATCGGCTTCAACGACACCGAGGGCATCCGTGCCACCGTCCGCGAACTGCGCGGGGCGTGGCAGGAGGGCAACGAGATCGGCACCCACTTCAACGGGCACTTCTGCGGGGCCGACGGCGGCGTCGGGACCTGGTCCGTCGAGGAGTGGAAGAGCGAGATCAAGCAGGCGAAGTCCTTCGTCAAGAACTGGAAGACCAACTCGGGCCTGCGTGCGGAGCAGCCGCTGCCCTTCGATTACGACAAGGAACTCGTCGGCGCCCGCACCCCCTGCCTCGAAGGCCGGAAGAACTTCGTCCAGGCGGCGGCGGAGCTGGGCTTCCGCTACGACACCAGCGGCGTCAACGACCAGATCTGGCCCAAGAAGGACCTGGGCCTGTGGGACCTGTCGCTCCAGCTCGTGCCGATGCCGGGCCGCGCCTTCCAGACGCTGTCCATGGACTACAACTTCCTGGTCAACCAGTCGCCGGGCACGACCCAGGGCGCGCCGTCCCAGCGCGAGTACTGGGGCAACCAGATGCGGGACGGCCTGGTGCAGGCCTTCGAGCGCTCCTACCGGGGCAACCGCGCGCCGCTCATCATCGGCAACCACTTCGAGTCCTGGAACGGTGGCACGTACATGCGGGCCGTCGAGGAGACCATCGCCACGGTCTGCGTGCAGAAGGACGTCAAGTGCATCTCCTTCCGGCAGCTCGCCGACTGGCTCGACGCCCAGGACCCCGACGTCATCGCCAAGATGCGCACCCTGAAGGTCGGCGAGACCCCGGCGGCCGGCTGGAAGACCTTCCTCGCCCCCCAGCCGGCGGCCCCGGCCGCCCCCGCCGGCGCCCCGGCGGCAGGCGCCCCGGCCCCGGCAGCAGGCGCCAAGCAGGCCGAACGGCACTGAGCCTTCGGCCGGCCGCCGGTCAGTCGGGCTGTCGGCCGGGCGGTCAGTCGGGCTGTCGGCCGAGCTGTCGGCCGGGCCGTCAGCCGAGCCGTACGGCCATCGGCTCGCCGAGAACGAAATCGGGGTCGACCTGGGCAGCCAGGTCGGCCCCCGTTTTGGCGTTGCCCCAGCTCTCCGCGTTGCGGAGGTGGAAGTGGACCATCTGGCGGGTGTAGCGGTCCCAGTCGCGGTCGGCGTACGAGTCGTCCGCCGCGTTCTGGAGGGCCTGGAGCGACATCCGGTTCTCCGCCTCCAGGAGCTCGAAGCGGGGCGGGCGGCCCTTCTCCATCGCGCGGACCCAGTCCGAGTGGCCGACCGTCACGAGCAGGTCGTCGCCGACCTCCGAGCGCAGGAAGTCGAGGTCGTCCTGGCCCTGCACCTTGTTGCCGACGACCTTGAGCGCGACGCCGAAGTCCCGCGCGTACTCCTTGTACTGGCGGTAGACCGAGACGCCCTTGCGGGTCGGCTCGGCGACCAGGAAGGTCATGTCGAAGCGGGTGAAGAGGCCCGAGGCGAAGGAGTCCGAACCGGCGGTCATGTCGACGACCACGTACTCGTCGGCGCCGTCGACCAGGTGGTTCAGGCAGAGCTCCACCGCTCCGACCTTGGAGTGGTAGCAGGAGACCCCGAGGTCCGACTCCGTGAAGGGGCCGGTCGCCATCAGGCGGATGTCGCCGTCGTCGAGCGGGACCGTCCGCGCGCAGGCCTCGTAGACCGGGTTCTCCTCGCGGACCCTCAGCAGCCGCGACCCCTCCCCGGGCGGTGTCGTCTTGATCATCGTGTCGGCGGAGACGATCCGCGGGTTGCTGCCCCGCAGGTACTCCTTGATGAGCGGCAGGTGCGCGCCCATCGCGGGCAGCGCGGCGGCCTCCGCGTCCGGCAGGCCGAGCGCGGCGCCGAGGTGCTGGTTGATGTCGGCGTCGACGGCTACGACCGGGGCTTCGTTGGCGGCGAGGTGGCGGATGAAGAGCGAGGACAGCGTGGTCTTGCCGCTGCCGCCCTTCCCCACGAAAGCGATCTTCATGTTCACCTAGGGTAGTGGCATGAACGCGGCACGTGGTCGGGATGCGTGAAGAAGACCACTCCAACGTGGGGCGGGCCCCCGGGGCGCGTAGCCTCCCTACTTATGAGTACGCACGCCTCTGACCCCTTGGCCGCACTCGGCTCCCTGCCGGGCGTCGCCGACGCGGTGGACTCCGTACGCAAGGCCGTCGACCGGGTCTACGGCCACCGTGTGATGCGTCGCCGCAGCAACGAGATCTCCTCCGAGGCGGCCCTGCGCGGCGCGCGCGGCTCGGCCGCCCTGTCCGGGGCCGACTGGGCCCTCGAAGAGGTCCGCCGACGCAGCGACTTCAGCGCCGACCCCGAGGCCCGCACGGTCGGTGCCGCCCTGCGGCTCGGCGCCGAGGCCGGGCAGCTGCTCTCCATCTGGCGCCAGTCGCCGCTGCGGGTGCTCGCCCGGCTCCACCTGGTCGCCGCGGGCGACCCGGGCGAGTCGGTGGGGCGGCCCCGGCTGGACGGCGAGACGGTCGACGAACCACTGGTCACGGCTCCGGTGCCGTCGCCCGCCGAGGTCGCGGGCCGCCTCGACGGCCTGGCGGAACTGATCGTCGCCGGCGGCGAGGCCCCCGCGCTCGTGACGGCCTCCGTGGTCCACGGAGAGCTGCTCGCGCTGCGCCCCTTCACCTCGTACAACGGCCTGGTCGCGCGGGCGGCGGAGCGGATCGCGCTGATCGGCAGCGGTCTCGACCCCAAGGCGATCTGCCCGGCGGAGGTGGGGCACGCGGAGCAGGGACGGGCCGCGTACCTCGCCGCGTTCGAGGGGTACCTGTCGGGGACCCCGGAGGGCGTGGGCGGCTGGATCGCGCACTGCGGGCGCTCGGTCGAGCTGGGCGTCCGGGAGTCGACGGCTGTCTGCGAGGCGCTGCAGCGCGGCGCGGCCTGAATCGGCGCGACTCGGTACGAACAAGCGCGACCCGGACTGAATCGGCGCGACTCGGTACGAACAAGCGCGGCGCGGTCCGAATCGGTTGTGGCGCGGTCTGAATCGGTTGTGGCGCGGTCTGAATCGCGGCCGGGGGCAAACGAATCCGGGCCCCTCGCGGGGCCCGGAACGGGTTGCGGCGGCACCAGTTCTGGTACCGCCGCTGGCACGTCTACCCAGTTACCATGCGTCCTCGAATATGTGCCCATCAGGCCGGGAACTTTGCCCGTGGCCTGGTGCGGCTGGCCCGTAATCGACGGGTCGACGTCGCGTGGGTGCTCGGTTTCTGTGCTAGGTCCGTGGGGCCTTCATGCTCAACAGGTGATCCTCTCGGATGTCCTCGGTCTCGCGGGCCTGATTCCTTTCTACTCCTGTCGGGGTAGAAGCGAAAGTGCTGGCTCCACTTCTCTGCTCATTGCTCAAATTCGGGCAAAGTCATCCGCGAGCCGATGGGCGAGTGCGGCCTGCCGCCGCCGGGCGGCGTACCAGACGAGTCCGGCCCCGACGGCCGCCGCACCCACCGCCGCCGCGGCGACGAGCGTGGGGCGGGGCGGCATCCGGAATTCGGGCAGCCGCTGCTTGAGCCGAACGGGCTTCTCGAAGGCGAGAACCGGCCATTCCCGCGCCACCGCCTCCCGGCGCAGCGCCCGGTCCGGGTTGACCGCGTACGGGTGACCGACGGCCTCCAGCATGGGGATGTCGGTCGCCGAATCGCTGTACGCGTAGCAGCGGGCGAGGTCGTAGCCCTCCGACTTCGCGAGCTCCCGGACGGCCTCGGCCTTCGTCGGCCCGTAGGCGTAGTACTCCACCTCACCGGTGAAGCAGCCGTCCTCGCCGACCACCATCCGGGTGGCGACGACCCGGTCGGCGCCGAGCATCTCGCCGATCGGCTCGACGACCTCGGCGCCGGAGGTCGAGACGATCACGACGTCCCGGCCGGCGGCGTGGTGCTTCTCGATCAGGGAGGCGGCCTCGTCGTAGATGATCGGGTCGATCAGGTCGTGAAGGGTCTCGGCGACGAGCTCCTTCACCTGGGCCACGTTCCAGCCTTTGCAGAGCGCGGAAAGATATTCGCGCATCCGCTCCATCTGGTCGTGATCGGCCCCACCTGCCAGGAAGACGAACTGGATGTACGCCGTCCGCAGGGCGGCGCGGCGGCTGATCAGTCCGCCCCGGTAGAAGGACTTGCTGAAGGTCAGCGTCGAAGACTTCGCAATGACCGTCTTGTCCAGGTCAAAGAAGGCGGCTGTGCGCGGCAAGGAGTGGTTTTCCACAAGCCTGAGCATAGGTGCCCGCCATTCGGCGTACGCTGGGGCGCGTGGGTTTGCCTGAGAAGGCTCTCGGGTACACCATGGAAGTCACGGATCGTTCGCGACCGTGCTAACCCGGTCCGGCTCCTCCCCCCCCGAGTCGGCCGGAAAGACGACCCCCGCTCTCCCCCCCGGCGGGGGTCGTCGCATGTCCGGAGCCGTTTTCGGCGCTGTGAGACATCGTCCGCTCCCTTCCTTCCGGCCGTCGGCCACACATCGGCCGACGCTCTGCCGGGCCCTCGATTCATCACTCACAGTAACCGGCAGGCTGCGTTCCGGGCAGTCCCCCGAAGGGTGACGAAGATATTCACAGGGCTTCGGATATCCACAGTTTTTCGGCGACATCCCCAGGATTTTCGGTTCGGCCCCACGGTGATTCCTGTCGCGAACTTCGCGAACGGCAGGAATCACGAGAGGGGTGTGCGCCATGGAGGCGTTCAGGACTTCCGGGGCCAGGGGTACGGCATGGGCCGCGGTGCCGAGGGGTGCGGGCCCCGCGTCGGTGCCGAGTGGGCCGGCGCGGGTTTCGGTGCCCGGCGGCCGGGAGCCGCACGGCGCCGAAGAGCCGCGGCGGGCGGGGCCGTTGATCGTCACCGAGGACCTCGGGCTGCTCGACGACCTCCTGCGGCTCTGCGCCGCGGCCGGCGTCGAGCCCGAGGTGCACCACCGGGTGCCGGAGCGGCGGGCGAGCTGGACCGACCCACCGCTCGTCCTGGTCGGCGACGACGTCGCCGCCCGCTGCCGGGGTGCGGCCCGCCGCCCGGGGACCGTCCTCGTCGGCCGCGACCGGGACGATCCGGGGGTGTGGCGGCTGGCCGTCGAGATCGGCGCCGAGTGCGTGCTGCGGCTGCCGGACGCCGAGGGCCTCCTCGTCGACCGCATCGCCGACGCGGCCGAGGGCGTCGGCCGGCAGGCGCTGTCCGTCGGGGTCGTCGGCGGCCGAGGGGGCGCCGGCGCCTCCACCCTGGCCTGTGGTCTCGCGCTGGCCGCCGCGCGGGCCGGGCGGCGCACCCTGCTCGTCGACGGCGACCCGCTGGGCGGGGGACTCGACGTGTTGCTCGGCGGCGAGCGCGAGGAGGGCAGACGCTGGCCCGACTTCGCCGCCTCGAAAGGCCGTCTGGCCGGCGGCGCCCTGGAGGAGTCACTGCCGTCCGTGCGGGGAGTCCGGGTGCTCAGCTGGGGCAGGGAGCCGGCGGCGCCGGTGCCGCCCGAGGCCGTCCGGTCCGTGCTCGGTGCCGCCCGCCGCCGTGGCGGAGTCGTCGTGGTCGACCTGCCGCGCGGGGCCGACCCGGCGGCGGCCGAAGCGCTGGCGCAGCTGGACCTCGGACTGCTCGTCGTGCCCGGGGAGTTGAGGGCCGTCGCGGCGGCCCACCGGGTGGCCTCCACCCTGGCCATGGGTGTGCGCGACCTGCGGGCCGTGGTCCGCGGGCCGTACGCGGCGGGGCTCGACGAGCGATGGGTCGCCGACGCGCTGCGGCTGCCGCTGGCCGGTGAACTCCCTTACGACCCGGGGATCGTGGCGGACCAGGACGCCGGGATGCCGCCGGGCGCCGAGCCCCGTGGTCCGCTCGGCCGGTTCTGCGACGCCTTCTGGGCGCATGCACTCGCCCTTGGTGGTGAGGCATGACCGGGGGCGTGGGTGGCGGCGGCGCGGGGCTGCTCGACGCCGTGCGGCAGCGGCTCGCGGCGAGCGGGTCCGAACCGACCCCGGCGCGGGTCGCGGCGGCGCTGCGGGCTCAGGGGCGGCTGCTCGGCGATGCGGAAGTGCTGGGTGCGGCCGAGGAGTTGAGGTGCGAGCTGATCGGCACCGGACCGCTCGAACCGCTACTTGCCGACCCTGCTGTCACCGACGTCCTGGTCTCGGCACCGGACCGGGTGTGGGTGGACCGGGGCGCCGGTCTCGAACGGGCCCCGGTGGCCTTCGCCGACGCCGTCGCCGTCCGCAGGCTCGCCCAGCGGCTCGCGGCGGTGGCCGGACGCAGGCTCGACGACGCCCGGCCCTGGGTGGACGCGCGACTGCCCGACGGCACCCGGATGCACGCGGTGCTGCCGCCGGTGGCGGTCGGCTCGACCTGTCTGTCGCTCCGGGTGGTCCGACCGCGCGCCTTCACCCTGGAGGAGCTTGCGGCGGCGGGGACGGTGCCGCCGGGCGGCGCCCCGATCCTGCGCGCGCTGATCGACGCCCGGGTGTCGTACCTGGTCAGTGGCGGGACGGGGACGGGGAAGACCACGCTGCTCGCCTCGCTGCTCGGTCTGGTGGGGGAGCGGGAGCGGATCGTCCTCGCCGAGGACTCGGCGGAGCTGCGCCCCGACCACCCGCACGTGGTGCGCTTGGAGGCGAGGCCCGCGAACCAGGAGGGCGCCGGGCTCGTGACCCTGCGGGACCTGGTCAGGCAGGCGCTGCGGATGCGGCCGGACCGACTGGTGGTCGGCGAGGTCCGGGGAGGCGAGGCGGTCGATCTGCTCGCCGCTCTCAACACCGGCCATGAAGGCGGCTCGGGCACGGTCCACGCCAACACCGCGGCGGACGTACCGGCGCGGCTCGAAGCCCTGGGGACGGCCGCGGGGCTCGACCGGGCGGCCCTGCACAGCCAGTTGGGGGCCGGACTGTCGGTCGTACTGCACCTGGCGCGGGACCGGGAGGGGCGGCGGCGGATCGCCGAGGTGCACGTCCTTGAGCGGGACCGGGACGGCCTGGTGCGGACGGTTCCCGCGCTCCGGTGGGGCGCGTCCGGGTTCGTGCGGGAGCGGGGCTGGGAGCGGCTGAGCTCGCTGATCGGAGGGGGACCGTGATCACAACGGTGCTGTCCGCACGGGACGTGGCCCACGCGGCGTCGGCGGTCTGCGCGGTTCTGGCGGTGCGGGAGGTGGTCGAGCGGCGGCGCGTCGCGAGCAGGGCCCGGACGGTGCTCGGCGGTGGGGCTTCCGGTCTCCCCGGGACCCCCGGCGGCCGTGTGGTGTGGCGGGAGGTGGCCGCGCGCTGGTGGGCCGTCGCGCGGGGGCGGCGGGCGTGGTTGTGCCTGCCGGTGGCGGGAGTTCTCGCGGTGCTCGGGGAGTCGCCGCTGCCTCTGGTGGCCGGGGCGGTCGCGGTGCCGGTGGTCGGACGGCGGCTGCGGGAGGCCGAGCGCCGCAAGGAACGCGAGGCGCGGGCCGAGCGGGTGGTGGCCCTGTGCGGGGCCGTCGTCGGGGAGCTGAGAGCCGGGTGGCAGCCCGCGCAGGCCCTGTCCTACGCGGCCTGCGGGACGGGCGCGCTGGGCGGGGAGGAGGCGGCGGTGCTCGCGGCGGCCCGGTTCGGCGGGGACGTGCCGGAGGCCCTGCGGAGAGCGGCCGCACAGGACGGAGCCGACGGGCTCGCGGGCATGGCGGCCTGCTGGCAGGTGGCCGTGGACGGTGGCGCGGGCCTGGCCGCCGGACTCGACCGGCTCGAAGCGGCCCTGCGGGACCACCGCGAGCAGCGGGAGCTGTTGCGCGCCGAACTGGCCGGGGCCTGGGCGACGGTGGCGGTCCTCGCGGTGCTGCCGCTGGCCGGTGTCGCGCTCGGCGCGGCCCTCGGGGCGGACCCGTTGCGGGTGCTGCTGCACACACCGGCCGGCCTGGGCTGCCTCGTCGTGGGCGGGGCCTTGGAGGGGGCCGGGCTGTGGTGGGCCGCACGGATCGTACGAGGAGGGGAGCGGGCGTGATGGGGGACGTGCAGGTGGCCGCGATGGGGGCCGCCGCGATCGTCTGGTGCGAGCAGGGAGTGCGGGAGCTGGTGCGCGGGCGGAGGGCGCGCGGGACGCGGCGTCGCTTGAGAGGTCTGCTTCCGGCCCCGGCCCCGCGACCGCGAAGGCTTCGGTCCGGGCCGCCGCGGTGGATGGCGCATTGGGTCGCGCCGCTCGGTGCGGCCGGGCTCGGCTGGGTGCTGTTCGGGGTGTTCGGCGGCCTGTCGGCCGGCGCCCTGGTGGCCGCGGGGGTGCGGCGGGGAGCGGCGCGCCGGTCCGCCGTGCCGGTGGACGCGGACGACGCGGCACGTCATCTTCCGCTCGCCGCGGATCTGTTGGCGGCCTGCGCCTCGGCCGGAGCCGGGCCGGGGGAGGCGGCGGAGGCCGTCGGGCGGTCCCTGGGCGGTCCGCTGGGCGAGCGGCTGACCCGTACGGCGGCCGAGCTGCGGCTCGGTGGCGAACCGGCCGAGGTGTGGCGGAGGTTCGGTGCGATACCGGGCGCCTCGGGCCTCGCGCGCTGCATGGAACGGGCCGGTTCCTCGGGGGCGCCGGCGGCGGAGGCCGTCGCCCGGCACGCGGCCGCGCTGCGGTCGGCCCGCGCCCGTGCGGCGGCGGCCAGGGCACGCAGGGCACAGGTGCTGATCAGCGCCCCCGTGGGGCTCTGCTTCCTGCCGGCCTTCCTGGCGGTGGGGGTGGCCCCGGTGGTCATCGGCCTGGCGACGGGACTCCTGGACGGATGAACGGCGTGACACGACGAGAAACACACGCACGACGAGAAACACACGCACGACGAGAAACACACGCACGACGAGAAACACACGCAGGACGAGAACGACGAATCGAGGAGGTCGGCATGGCGGTCAAGGCGGCGGTGGGCGGTTGGTGGCGGGCGCGAAGGGAGGCCGCGCGCCGCGACGCGGGGATGACCACGTCCGAGTACGCGGTGGGGACGATCGCGGCGGCGGGGTTCGCCGCGGTGCTGTACAAGATCGTGACCAGCGGGGCGGTCTCGGGAGCGCTGGAATCGGTGATCGGGAAGGCTCTCGATGCGCCGTTCTGAACGGGGCGACCGCGGTTTCGTGACGGTGGAGGCGGCGATGGTGCTGCCGGTCCTCGCCCTGTTCACGGTGACCCTGCTCTGGGCCCTAGCGGCGGCCGCGGCGCAGATCCGCTGCGTGGACGCGGCGCGTGCCGGGGCACGGATCGTGGCCCGTTCCGAGCCCGTGGCCTCCGCCGAGTCGGCCGCGCGGGCCGCCGCTCCCGAGGGCGCCCGGGTCTCGGTGACGCGGTCGGGGGAGCTGTGGCGGGTGACGGTGGAGGCCGCCGCCCCGGGCCCCCGGGGCATGGGGCTGACCCTGCGGGCGGCCGCGGCGGCCCTCGCCGAGGACACGGCGGCGTCCGGCGGCCCGGCACCCGGCGCCCCGGAGAACGGGGGCCCGCCGTGACGGCCCGAGCACGGTCCCGGGGCGGCCGTCGGGCGGCCCTCCGCACCGACCGGGGCGCGGCGACCGTGTGGGTGGCGTTCGCGGCCTGTGCGCTGTGCGTGGTGTTCGGGGCGGTGCTCGCGCTGGGACAGGCGGTGGCGGCCCGGCACCGGGCCGGTGGAGCCGCCGACCTGGCGGCACTCGCCGCCGCCGACCGGGCGCTGTGGGGCGAGGCCGAGGCCTGTGCCGCCGCTTCCCGGGTGGCCGCCGCGCAAGGCGCCGAGCTGGTGGGCTGCGCGGTGCGGGGCGAGCTCGCGGAGGTGACGGCCCGGGTCGTACGCGGCCCCTACCGGCCGGAGATCAGGTCCCGGGCGGGGCCTCCGGAGGCACCTGCTCCGCCGGCGGGGCTTCCGAGGGCACCTGCTCCGCCGGCGGGGCTTCCGGGGGCACCTGCTCCGCCGACGAGGCCGCCGGGGCGTCCGGGCCCTCCCTCAGGATTTCCGTGAGGAGGCGGACCGCGCCGCGCTTGTGGAGCGGGTCGTTGCCGTTGCCGCACTTCGGGGACTGGATGCAGGACGGGCAGCCCGCCTCGCACTCGCAGGAGGCGATGGCCTCCCGGGTGGCGGTCAGCCAGGCACGGGCCGTGTGGAAGGCGCGCTCGGCGAAGCCCGCGCCACCCGGATGGCCGTCGTACACGAAGACGGTGGGCAGCAGGGTGTCGGGGTGGAGCGGCACGGAGACGCCGCCGATGTCCCAGCGGTCGCAGGTGGCGAAGAGCGGCAGCATGCCGATGGAGGCGTGTTCGGCGGCGTGCAGGGCGCCCCCGAGGATCTCCGGGGTGATCCGGGCGGCGTCGAGCTGGTCCTCGGTGACCGTCCACCACACGGCCCGGGTGCGCAGGGTGCGGGGCGGCAGGTCGAGCTTGGTCTCGCCGAGCACCTCGCCCGTGATCAGGCGGCGGCGCAGGAAGGAGACGACCTGGTTGGTGACCTCGACGGAGCCGTAGCAGAGGCGGCCGGCTCCCCAGGGGATCTCGGTCTCGGTGTCCAGGACGGTGATGGAGGTGGTGTCGCGGGCGGTGGTGGAGTACGGCGGGACGGCCTCCTCCACGAGGGCCACGGAGTCCTTGAGGTCGAGCTCCCGGACGAGGTAGGTGCGGCCCTGGTGGAGGTGGACGGCGCCCTCGTGGACGGCGGTGTGGGAGGCGGCCTCGTCGACGGTGCCGAGCAGCCGGCCCGTGCCGGACTCCACGATCCGGACGGGGCTGCCGCCGCCGCCCCGGATGTCGGTGAGGTCGGCGGCCCGCTCGCGGCGGGTCCAGTACCAGCCGGTCGAGCGGCGGCGCAGCAGGCCCGCGCCCTCCAGCTGGGGCAGCAGGTCGGGGACGGCCGGGCCGAAGAGCGCCAGGTCCGGTTCGGTCAGCGGGAGCTCCGCGGCGGCGGCGCACAGATGGGGGGCGAGGACGTAGGGGTTGTCGGGGTCCAGGACGGTCGACTCGACCGGCTGGTCGAAGATCGCCTCCGGGTGGTGGACCAGGAAGGTGTCCAGCGGGTCGTCGCGGGCGATCATGATCGCGAGGGCGCCCTCGCCCGATCGGCCGGCCCGGCCCGCCTGCTGCCAGAGGGAGGCCCGGGTGCCCGGGTAGCCGGCGATCAGGACCGCGTCCAGGCCCGAGACGTCCACGCCCAGCTCCAGGGCGGTCGTGGCGGCCAGGCCGAGGAGCTCGCCGGAGTGCAGGGCCCGCTCCAGGGCCCGGCGCTCCTCGGGCAGGTAGCCGCCGCGGTAGGCGGCGACCCGGCGGGCCAGTGAGCGGTCGGTCTCGGCGAGGCGTTCCTGGGCGATCACCGAGATCAGTTCGGCGCCGCGCCGGGAGCGTACGAAGGCGACCGTGCGGACGCCCTGCCGGGTCAGGTCGGTCAGCAGGTCGGCGGTCTCGGCGGTGGCGGTGCGCCGCACGGGCGCGCCGCGCTCGCCGTGCAGCTCGGTCAGCGGCGGCTCCCACAGGGCGAAGACCAGCTCGCCGCGCGGGGAGGCGTCGTCGGAGACCTCGGTGACCGGCAGGCCGGTGAGGCGGCCGGCGGCGAGGGCGGGTTCCGCGGAGGTGGCGGAGGCGAGGAGGAAGACCGGCTCGGAGCCGTACCGGGCGCAGATCCGGCGCAGGCGCCGCAGCACCTGGGCGACGTGGGAGCCGAAGACGCCCCGGTAGGTGTGGCACTCGTCGATCACGACGTAGCGCAGGGAGCGCAGGAAGGAGGCCCACCTGGGGTGGGAGGGGAGTATGCCCCGGTGCAGCATGTCGGGGTTGGTCAGCACGTAGTTCGCGTACTGGCGGACCCACTCGCGTTCCTCGACGGGCGTGTCGCCGTCGTAGACGGCGGGGCGGATCCGGTTGCCGAGCGGGGCGGCCAGTTCCCGCACGGCGCGCCGCTGGTCGGCGGCGAGGGCCTTGGTGGGCGAGAGGTACAGGGCGGTGGTCCCGCGCCCGTTCGGTGCCTCCGAGCCGTCCAGGAGGGTGCTGAGGACCGGGGCGAGGTAGGCGAGCGACTTGCCCGAGGCGGTTCCGGTGGCGATCACCACGGATTCGCCGTCCAGGGCGTGCTCGGCGGCCTGTGCCTGGTGGGCCCAGGGGTGCTCGATCCCGGCCGACTGGACGGCCGCGATCACCTCCGGACGGATGCGATGCGGCCAGACGGCATGACGACCCTCCCGGGCGGGCATGTGCTCCGTATGAGTGATGCGCGCGGCCCGACTCTCGCCCGAGGAGAGCCGGTCGAGGACCATGCCGGGGGAGGGGCGACTGCCCGTGTCCCCGGCCGGGTGACGGGGGCGCTGATTCTTGGCCATCGGCACCGAGTGTGTCACTGCCATGACGGACAATGCTTCCAAGGCGTCGTGCATGGCTGCTGGTAAGTGATTGAATGCCATCGCGGCTGGCGATCAGTTCCCTGACTCCGCCCGGGAGACCCAGTGGGAACGATCGTTCGATAGCAAGGTGCTGGAGGATCCGTGGACCTGTCCCTGTCGACTCGCAATGTGTCCGGCGCTGGTGGTGACCGTACGGTCGTCGAGGTCGGTGGCGAGATTGATGTGTATACCGCGCCCAAGCTGCGCGAGCAGTTGGTCGAGTTGGTGAACGACGGCAGCTACCACCTGGTTGTCGACATGGAGGGCGTGGACTTCCTCGACTCCACGGGCCTCGGTGTGCTCGTCGGCGGTCTGAAGCGCGTCCGCGCGCATGAGGGATCGCTGCGTCTGGTCTGCAACCAGGAGCGCATTCTCAAGATTTTCCGGATCACGGGTCTCACCAAGGTGTTCCCGATCCACACCTCGGTCGACGAGGCCGTCAACGCCGTCGACTGAGCCCAGGGGGTTCGTATGGCCACCGTTGAACTCCGCTTCAGCGCTCAGCCCGAGCACGTCCGCACGGCCCGTCTCGTGGCCGCTGCGGTCGCGCGTCGGGCCGGGGTGGACGAGGCTGTCCTCGACGAGGTGCGTCTCGCCGTGGGAGAGGCGTGTTCGCGTGCCGTCGGGCTGCA is part of the Streptomyces sp. NBC_00250 genome and harbors:
- a CDS encoding ATP-binding protein — its product is MKIAFVGKGGSGKTTLSSLFIRHLAANEAPVVAVDADINQHLGAALGLPDAEAAALPAMGAHLPLIKEYLRGSNPRIVSADTMIKTTPPGEGSRLLRVREENPVYEACARTVPLDDGDIRLMATGPFTESDLGVSCYHSKVGAVELCLNHLVDGADEYVVVDMTAGSDSFASGLFTRFDMTFLVAEPTRKGVSVYRQYKEYARDFGVALKVVGNKVQGQDDLDFLRSEVGDDLLVTVGHSDWVRAMEKGRPPRFELLEAENRMSLQALQNAADDSYADRDWDRYTRQMVHFHLRNAESWGNAKTGADLAAQVDPDFVLGEPMAVRLG
- a CDS encoding oxidoreductase, giving the protein MSTHASDPLAALGSLPGVADAVDSVRKAVDRVYGHRVMRRRSNEISSEAALRGARGSAALSGADWALEEVRRRSDFSADPEARTVGAALRLGAEAGQLLSIWRQSPLRVLARLHLVAAGDPGESVGRPRLDGETVDEPLVTAPVPSPAEVAGRLDGLAELIVAGGEAPALVTASVVHGELLALRPFTSYNGLVARAAERIALIGSGLDPKAICPAEVGHAEQGRAAYLAAFEGYLSGTPEGVGGWIAHCGRSVELGVRESTAVCEALQRGAA
- a CDS encoding HAD family hydrolase is translated as MLRLVENHSLPRTAAFFDLDKTVIAKSSTLTFSKSFYRGGLISRRAALRTAYIQFVFLAGGADHDQMERMREYLSALCKGWNVAQVKELVAETLHDLIDPIIYDEAASLIEKHHAAGRDVVIVSTSGAEVVEPIGEMLGADRVVATRMVVGEDGCFTGEVEYYAYGPTKAEAVRELAKSEGYDLARCYAYSDSATDIPMLEAVGHPYAVNPDRALRREAVAREWPVLAFEKPVRLKQRLPEFRMPPRPTLVAAAAVGAAAVGAGLVWYAARRRQAALAHRLADDFARI
- the ssd gene encoding septum site-determining protein Ssd, with product MEAFRTSGARGTAWAAVPRGAGPASVPSGPARVSVPGGREPHGAEEPRRAGPLIVTEDLGLLDDLLRLCAAAGVEPEVHHRVPERRASWTDPPLVLVGDDVAARCRGAARRPGTVLVGRDRDDPGVWRLAVEIGAECVLRLPDAEGLLVDRIADAAEGVGRQALSVGVVGGRGGAGASTLACGLALAAARAGRRTLLVDGDPLGGGLDVLLGGEREEGRRWPDFAASKGRLAGGALEESLPSVRGVRVLSWGREPAAPVPPEAVRSVLGAARRRGGVVVVDLPRGADPAAAEALAQLDLGLLVVPGELRAVAAAHRVASTLAMGVRDLRAVVRGPYAAGLDERWVADALRLPLAGELPYDPGIVADQDAGMPPGAEPRGPLGRFCDAFWAHALALGGEA
- a CDS encoding TadA family conjugal transfer-associated ATPase translates to MTGGVGGGGAGLLDAVRQRLAASGSEPTPARVAAALRAQGRLLGDAEVLGAAEELRCELIGTGPLEPLLADPAVTDVLVSAPDRVWVDRGAGLERAPVAFADAVAVRRLAQRLAAVAGRRLDDARPWVDARLPDGTRMHAVLPPVAVGSTCLSLRVVRPRAFTLEELAAAGTVPPGGAPILRALIDARVSYLVSGGTGTGKTTLLASLLGLVGERERIVLAEDSAELRPDHPHVVRLEARPANQEGAGLVTLRDLVRQALRMRPDRLVVGEVRGGEAVDLLAALNTGHEGGSGTVHANTAADVPARLEALGTAAGLDRAALHSQLGAGLSVVLHLARDREGRRRIAEVHVLERDRDGLVRTVPALRWGASGFVRERGWERLSSLIGGGP
- a CDS encoding type II secretion system F family protein, with translation MITTVLSARDVAHAASAVCAVLAVREVVERRRVASRARTVLGGGASGLPGTPGGRVVWREVAARWWAVARGRRAWLCLPVAGVLAVLGESPLPLVAGAVAVPVVGRRLREAERRKEREARAERVVALCGAVVGELRAGWQPAQALSYAACGTGALGGEEAAVLAAARFGGDVPEALRRAAAQDGADGLAGMAACWQVAVDGGAGLAAGLDRLEAALRDHREQRELLRAELAGAWATVAVLAVLPLAGVALGAALGADPLRVLLHTPAGLGCLVVGGALEGAGLWWAARIVRGGERA
- a CDS encoding type II secretion system F family protein, producing MGAAAIVWCEQGVRELVRGRRARGTRRRLRGLLPAPAPRPRRLRSGPPRWMAHWVAPLGAAGLGWVLFGVFGGLSAGALVAAGVRRGAARRSAVPVDADDAARHLPLAADLLAACASAGAGPGEAAEAVGRSLGGPLGERLTRTAAELRLGGEPAEVWRRFGAIPGASGLARCMERAGSSGAPAAEAVARHAAALRSARARAAAARARRAQVLISAPVGLCFLPAFLAVGVAPVVIGLATGLLDG
- a CDS encoding DUF4244 domain-containing protein; its protein translation is MAVKAAVGGWWRARREAARRDAGMTTSEYAVGTIAAAGFAAVLYKIVTSGAVSGALESVIGKALDAPF
- a CDS encoding TadE family type IV pilus minor pilin, with the protein product MRRSERGDRGFVTVEAAMVLPVLALFTVTLLWALAAAAAQIRCVDAARAGARIVARSEPVASAESAARAAAPEGARVSVTRSGELWRVTVEAAAPGPRGMGLTLRAAAAALAEDTAASGGPAPGAPENGGPP